The Diospyros lotus cultivar Yz01 chromosome 11, ASM1463336v1, whole genome shotgun sequence region tttaaaattttaaataaaatttaatttaaaaataaaatttgggttcaattttacttttaaagtccacaaaattatattaaaatccTATAATTTAAGACAtggaattttatataaattttaagaagaataacaaaaaaacacccaaataaaaataatttaaaaaaataaatcatatcgaattgatttgatttggactTATGTGTCAAGATTAGAATCTTCCCAACAAATCTTAAAAGAGTTCGACTAGTAAAGTGACTCTTAACAAAAGTAAACGAACTCAACTTTTTGATATTTCTAGAGCATCGCATGTATATTTATACTCTATGATGAACAAAAACGCTTTGGATGTgtcgtttcaatatttttaaaacttttcttgttaaaaaatattgagaaacataaaaaaaaaataaaatgtttctagactatttttataattttaaaaatatttcaaaactatttcataatattaaaaaaataccgAAAACACGTTTCAATTCATGAAGAAATTAGATatagaaaaaattttatttctaactcaaaattttttatattaaaaattatatttataaaaaaaatcatatatatttttaataaaagggctaaaaaaaatacacattagatattgttatataaaaaaataaactttacaCATTTTTAAATTCAGATAAATTATTAACTTTTTTAATAGCaacatcaattttttatttaatgctACTTGTAAACAATTATCTATTCTCATTAGATATTGAAATATGACGTAACATACCAATgtataataaattaatgttCAAAAAATGTACAATCATTTTATCCTAAACTCGTGACTAAATAATAATTTACTTTTGAAACAATTGTATCCTATACCAAGACTTGGTCCCCTATGCTTATGAGGGTGATTTGGTTAGCCAAAGAATAAGTACGAGAACTAATCGAAAGTTGTTCGCAAAAGCTTAACGAGAATCTAAAGTGTTTGGTTCGAAAGCGCAAACGAAAGCAACCGACTACCTTCTTTGTCCATAAGATAAATGTTATTCCTTATGACTTTTTTTTACTTCTTCCGTAAACGCTCTTTCCAATGGTATAAGAGTCATGTTCCCTAATCATAATGTGTAGCACTCATTTAGTTTAAAACtttgcttaaaaaataaaatttaaacaattatcaTTAAATGCCACTTAATAAACTCacacttaaaattttttaattttgttaacgCGTCTTTAACACTTGACGCCTCTCTAATATAAtatgatacaaaaatattatttgaatactCAATTATAGATTGATGGGAGTTCATATGTTGCCCGACATGAGCTAGGAAGGGGGTGTGGATACGAGCCCCACCACCCTCTCATGGATCCACGCCCCTTTTCTCAAATTACTTACGTCAGATTATTGTTATGTTGTCCACAAATCCGACAAGATAACAATCCTGATagattgatatataatatatttatattaaatataaaatattaatatataaaaaatacaaataatattatcagatataataataatacgtGAGCCACGAGCAGTGGTTGGTTGGATGATGACAGACGTAACAGGCTGCAAGAAAAAAATCTATTGTACACCGCATGTCCGACAGCGCAACCGACGGCCAGGATTCAATCCTTACAGCCGACGCAGCGACTACCACAGCCTCAGCTTTGAGCCGAGCAGGAGCCGGCTGGCGGCGGgctaaataaaaaacaaaaatcttaaaataattatttaaaatttaaaatttctaaataagaaatattttataaacaaattcCATATAAAAGAGAGTATAAATTATGTGAGAAATTGAAGTTGGGTTTGGGGTCCGGTATGGatgatattaaattaattaattgaaatgaATGAGAGCCCGCCCTCCGGATTCAAAGCGCTTTGGGCTCCCTCCAAACACGccctctatttatttatttatttctttactgTTCTTATACACTGGAAAGGTTCAAAAAGTAACCTCAGTCAAAAGGACTAAATGGGCCCAGAAGAAAAAGCTTGACTGAAAGCTGTAAGTGGGCCATAATCCAACCAGAACTTATCCACTTATCCACTGGTTGTCAAAGTTTAGGGCATGTAGGGTCCGCGAGTGTCCGGAAAAggtcatttttgtatataattttatcattactcAAAACACTAAGATATTTCCGCCATAAAAGAGCAATCTTTACCTTGGAACATTTGGATGCAAATTAACACCCAATGGCATTACAAATACCAACACAGGCAGTGGAAGCAGGGTGAAGCCAAACTCTACACACACGCACGAAACTTGAATTGGAGACAAATGCTTTAACTAGGATTGTTAGTTTTCAAAGGTATTTCAAGATAGAGAGTATTAGCAATTACACAATTCCACAGCCAAAATCCAGAAGAAGTTTTTGAGCTTAATGAGATGCATGGAGTAAGCAGGGCTGGCAACTTACGTGGTTCATGAGAAGCCACAACCACCGCCTGAGGAAAACAGGTTCGACCGCGGATCGAGTTAGTAAGCTTTGGTGTAGCCACTGCCCCCCGCTGACAAGGAACGTTCCCTGCGCCTTCTATATGGGGAGGGTGATCTTCCCCGGCGGTCCCTGGAATAAGGATCTCTGTCATACCTCCGGCGGGGTGAGTAGCTACGAGACCTTCTCCGATCACGTCCTACACAATCACACGTTGAAGGTAAGAGGCAGGATAAATGGGAGGCATTGTATCTATTCCACAAATGTGTACAAATATGTTCTTTTTTATTAGTTGGATGGCAATGTCAAATTTTACTTAATGAACTACTTGTTTACTACTTGGATGCCACGCTAACCTTGTAACCCGTTTATCTCGAATCAATGAAAGGCCAATAACCAAGCCAAGTAGTAATTTGCTAGAGAGAGCAAATAAAATTGAGTTCCAAGACAAATGATGGATGATGTTTCTCCATTCCGATCGGGAGTCATGACAATGCATTCATTCAATCCTAAAATGTCAAAGTAGTTAGTCCTTCAATCCATCCTAGGTTTTGCTTCATACTAACTGTATGGCACATGGAGAGGATTCAGATGGGATGGCAAATAGGTACATGACCCGAAAATGACACCAAATTAGTTGGTTTGGTTTGGCTTAAACAAGGCTGTGTCAAAATTAGGACAATCCAGACATGACATGAAACTAACCTTGTCAAGTTCAGTTGACCTTTTAACTCTAAAAGACACAAGTATAATTAAACAGGTTAATTGTGTCAAACCGTGTTACTACCAGTGACATAATTAACCAGCTTAACCTGAAAAGACCCGTATAACCTGGGTAACCGTATAAcccattttaaaaatatttataataattagaaaacatataaataaatgttaGCATGTAATGAATgatgttaattaatataatttgaattttagtttttatgtaAATTGTTCCACATTATAGATGGAAATTTAGAGTTAAGAGTTCATGTTGGATGTTATAATGATTTGTCATTTTGTAATTCATGTATGAAGTAACTTTTACATTATATTTGCAGTTGTTTGTTTATCTTCATGTATATGCATTTAAGTAGACATGTTAGGTTATGTTAAATGAAaataggtttaattaattattggtgTCAGGTCGTGTTATGCTGTGATTCATTTTATTAAACAGATGATATGAGTTGTTTCTTGCCAATTCATGTTGACAGTTAAATGGGTTATACAAGTTGTGTCACATTATCAATGTAATAAATGGGTTGTGTACTTGTGTTTGGGTTTGGTATTTGACATCATTAGGTAATTGTCGAGGCGTTTGTTTGGATTAATCTCTGTTCTGTTATATTCATAGGTTGACATGACCTATTAACACAAATTGCCACCCCTAGATTCAGGTCAACTTTTAAGGACAGACCTGAGCCCAACAATAATAAATGTCAGCTAGACCACTGTAAAGCAAGAAGTCAGATATGAACAGGTAAAGACATAAAAACTTCAAGTCAGGCTGTTTAGAAACATTCAAGTGCATGtcaaatgaaaaagaataaaacagCAACCTTCGTATGTACCTCGCCTATCTTTCAGACCCTGGTACCTTCCAGGAGTTGGTGTTCTCCCACGTTTCCTTTTGGCCTGCAGacagagaaaaatgaaaataactttCATGACAAATGGCAAGGAACAGCTACATTATAGGCAGAACAGCATAAGCTCAGGCAAAACATGTTTAAACAAAGTTCAAggataataagaaataaaaaggaCACATCCATGAGATAACTAGATCAATATACATAGAGGTAGGtcaaacaaaatccaagaattattTTTCCCCTTCCagaatcatctataaaagaactGATGCAACAAGAAGTGTTTGCTGCTCAAAGGCCCCAAAACATATAGAAGAAACAAGTTACTGGTAATAAAAGAGCCATGGCCAATGGTTTCCTGGGTCTGCTTTTTACTTAATCTGggcatttcttttcttctctttttcttttcttttgtaagGCACCCAGCTTAAATGGAAAAGGCtgataatggaaaaaaaaaaaactaaaaaggccatataaaataaaaccaattCATTGTACCTCTACAGTTTTCaagaatataaaagaaataaaataaccGTGTCTAACACTGTTACTGGGCGTACAACCCTCCGCAAAATAGTTGAATTTGAATCGATGAATTGAATTGTCGATGCAGAGCTCATAGCGTGAAGGGGTAAGTTCAACTGTTTAGACTTTAGAGCTTAGAGTGAATTCGGTGGAGCTACACAGACCAGACCTGCTGCCAAAATTTATCAGGCAACATTTCTGAAGATGGGCAGAACCTAAACCGAATAGTAAAATTGTTACATGAAACATTGAAACAATTTACGCTCAGTTTACAGTGCATTAGTTGCAACCATTTTAAGGGGGGGCGGGGGAAATACCTTTTCCACAGTTATTAATCGTCCTTCTAGCACAGAACGatttaaatacttaatacagCGCTCTGCATCCTCATTTGTTTCCATAGTAACAAAAGCAAACCCACGAGATTCTTTAGTGCGAGGATCTGTAACCAGATGGCACTCAACAACCTGCAAACAAGAGGAATGTGCAATTAATCTCCAATAGGTACTAAAATGATAAACTTTGTCCTGATTATGAATAAACAGACAGAAGACAAATCTTAAAGAGATCGTCTATTACATTCCTGATGATTTCAAGCTTTCAGAACAATAAAGATAGATAGAGTTTTGCACAAGACCACAGGACTACTGAGCTGCGCCACaactaacaaaaataatttttggatgcTCCTGTTCCATTAAACCTCCACATCCAACAGCACAACAGTGTGATAACCACTACGCATGAATTTTGATTAAACCATTCCATGTGTACTCAGAACTATCTGGATATTCAAAATCTCTTTCTTTTATAAACCTGaaccaa contains the following coding sequences:
- the LOC127813295 gene encoding serine/arginine-rich splicing factor SR45a-like isoform X2; the protein is MPYPRERRSVSPPYSRSPVRDRRSRSLSRSRRSRSRSHDSDAAANPGNNLYVTGLSTRVNASELEKYFSGEGKVVECHLVTDPRTKESRGFAFVTMETNEDAERCIKYLNRSVLEGRLITVEKAKRKRGRTPTPGRYQGLKDRRGRDRRRSRSYSPRRRYDRDPYSRDRRGRSPSPYRRRRERSLSAGGSGYTKAY
- the LOC127813295 gene encoding serine/arginine-rich splicing factor SR45a-like isoform X1, with the translated sequence MPYPRERRSVSPPYSRSPVRDRRSRSLSRSRRSRSRSHDSDAAANPGNNLYVTGLSTRVNASELEKYFSGEGKVVECHLVTDPRTKESRGFAFVTMETNEDAERCIKYLNRSVLEGRLITVEKAKRKRGRTPTPGRYQGLKDRRGTYEGRDRRRSRSYSPRRRYDRDPYSRDRRGRSPSPYRRRRERSLSAGGSGYTKAY